Below is a window of Xiphophorus couchianus chromosome 1, X_couchianus-1.0, whole genome shotgun sequence DNA.
ctttttaaaatctcagtaaacGTTGATACCAGTATATATTTCTGTCAGGTTAGACAGCATCACAAAGTACACCGTCATCACTTACAGCAACTAAATTTAACCTAATTGGACCTTCAAAATCCACCCCAACACGCCCTCTTCAAGATGGCAGCATGACAGGACATGTTGTAGTTGAGCTGTTGCAGGAACCCTAGCTTACCATCAACGGCGACAGTTAATGCTGTAATACAGGAAAACTGCTGGTTTGCTACAAGGAGGATAAAAGAGCGAGCCAAGCAAGAGTCTATAAATTACCGATCAAACAGCAGAAAGCTTTACATTCATTTGGAGGACTCCACTAGAAACCTGCGTAACATGACAGTTATATCATTTAGaataaaaagtttagaaaatagTCATACATAAATAGTAGGGGGACATTCATTGACTTAGCAGTTTTTCCTTCACTTGcatatgatttaaataaatcaacttttgaATAATGGCTCAATAATACACGCTTTCTATTTTATCaagcaaataaatattattatggttttaaaaaacacGCCACGTGCAGAAAGAGAAGCACAAAAAATTTTTATACTAAAAATGCAGCTTAATTTCCTTAATATCGTTAAACAAGATGACTAAACGATGCAGAAATATGTTGGAAAGAAGGTGACAGGAGTAATTAATAACACAGTTTAAAATCCATTGTATTATTTTCACCATATAGAGCGTAACATAAATGTGAGTGAGACATATTTTATAACAGTTAGCATAACGTTCATTTAGCAACTGAATGCAAATCGCTGTTTACCTGTCGTTAACTTAAACAAAGAGTcataaaagttaaatgaaagCCAAAATAACACATAAGCAATAATACTTCCTCTAAGAATGAGACTACTTACCATTGCAGCTCATAGCGGTCAGTAAAATGTATATCCTCTACTAGTGTTGCTTCCAAAAAACTGATAAACATAAAATCCCCTGGGTCTCATCGTTCAGGCTGAGGAGGTGGCCACGTTGGGGTTCAGACAGAGTTACTGGAAACTTCCGCTAATAGGAACCGACCATTAAAGAGATGATAAAAACGAGTCGTATATTCAACCACCTGTAAACAACAACAGCTTCGAAGAAGCGGggcacacagaaagaaaagcagataaACCAAATCACTTCTCGCCCAGCCTCTGGACAATGACTATTAAGTCAGGCGGACAGGCACTACTTCCGGAtatgcttttcaaaataaaacctggaagCCATACAGAGCGACCAAAGGAGCAATGTTCATGGGGAGGTGAAACTTTTATTATGCTAGTTCAAAAACGTCTGGTTGTCACTCTACATGTTTCTGTGTAACTTGACAAAGTTTTGGACTGtgagaaagttgtttttttttcaagtgggAAGACATCACCGTATCCACTCCAGCAGCTGTTAACATGAATACGTGCTGATTTTTTCACGTGTCCCGGGAAATTCAGACACCAGACACACATGTGCACCAAACCGcatgttaaaatatataaataagcCGTAGATTTGAGACTGTAGTTAAGAACAGTCTTTCAAAATGTAGATagttacattttgttatttgaaaagTCAATCCACTTAACTCacaatataaatttatattagTATTTTTACCTATATAAGCATTTCATCAAGGAATTCCTGTCAAGACTCAAGATTATGTATAATAAATCAAGACGATAAACAACTTCATAAAATGTGCATGACCATTTACAATAACTAAGTTCCTCTTTGTGCTGACACAAAGAATCGAGATAGACCTAAACTTTGAACGACATAAAAATAGGTATAAGTTTTCACAGGCAGCACAATTCAACAACATGTAATTGCTTGTTTACAATGCTATTTCAGAGTTCTTTGTAGCAagaaattatgaatttatttattcaactgtttctttttcatggACCCAAACATTTAGcggtttatttctcattttaatttgatattcTTCATGTATTGTCATGAGTATAAAACCATACACTCATGGTTTTACATGCTCATTAAAATCGTTCAGATCTCacatatattttattgctgttgtaACGGCTGCTTCAAGCTAAGTAACTGTATGATGACTAAATCAATGCAAGTTTAtgcaagtaacaaaaaaaagaaatgaaagagagTTAGTTgttatttgtaatgttttatttccattacTTGTTGTGCATAATGTTTCTCCCTCTGGAAACAGTGAAATCCATTTATCCAAACCATTCTGTCTCAGAAAGATCCAACAGTAGTTCATCAGAAGtgtctgtttctttaaatgttgtaaatggTTTCTTTTGTCAAAGTCCTCCTGTAAAAAACATTAGCATAATCCTGTCTACACCCGTTTCAGGTGAGCTTTGACAAAAGGCTTGCGTGTTTCTGCCGTGTTCACTCCACCTTCAGGCCCTCCTTGATGAGGTTGAGCTCATAGCACAGCGTCTCAAAGCGATAGGCCATGCGGATCTGAGCCACGTTGGTTTTACGGATGTCGTTGCCCTCTGGGCCTTCTTTCTGGTAATCTGAACCCAAGAAGTGAATCTTTTCCTGAAACCAAAACGCAGGTATGAGAAGCAGATCTACTCAAAACAAGCCTGGTTGGTGCCAGGTGAATACAAAcgtgtttttcatttaaagcagTGTCATAATGTTAATTACCTCATGAGACAAGCCACTCTGCAGCACACTGTTCCTGGCAATCTCACACATGTCACAAGTGCTTAGCTTGAACACCTGAGCTGCAATGGCATACTCTTCCATTAGGGGTTCCTGTGAACATAAAAACTAAGCTAAAAAAgggttttacatattttgtgtgTGTCCCATGTACAGTGTTTTTCACTCATGCTTTTGTTGGACAAGGCAATTCATAATTGGTCTTTGTGAAACATTAACACAAAGACCAACTTCTGAtcttaaaaacattattctaAAGAACTATAGGTTTTATAATAGCCTTTGTGAACAGCACTGAGTGTGTGATTGTGATGTGCATCATTGTGGCCCTAAGGGCCGCAGACCTTGGTGTAGTGGAACTGCATGGGGTCGTCAGTGGACAGAGACACCATCAAGCCCTTCTGGTGAAACTCCAGCAGCGGGTTCTTGGCATACTCCAGGAACAAGCTGTTGTTGCTAAGAGGGGACATGGCGATTGGGATCTGGGTCAAGAAGTACAAGTACTGGAGAACTGGACTCTGTTTGGAAAAACATTGACAGGTGCAAATCATGAGTTTCCAAGGATAGATACCTGGCAGTCTGAGAAACTGTTTACCTTACACCcaatctttcaaaaatatttttctgtcaccGTCACTAGCAAAGAATTGTTAAAAACCAGCAATACACTCAACAGTATTAACACCTTACAAGCAGAGTAATTAGCATTTAGCAGATTTTAGTATTTAGTTTTTaggttaaaaatgacagaaatttgCTTTGGGGCTGGCCCCACCCAATATatgcagtttatttaatttcttatcaCTATTAACAATTATATCtaataaaaaatctgactgATTTAGTATAAATAGTTAAAGATATTTTCtcaagacattttttaagatGTACCAGAGTTTTTAGGAACTGAATTACTTTGAATATTAGCAAAGTGTAAAGGACAAttccatcaaaaacaaaacatttgcatttataattaaaacataataatgGAATCAGATTAACATTGAGTCTCTTAACACGTGTAACaggaagttattttgttttgaagtgcCTTTGTTTGCAATACTGCAAGTTGAACTGTGCGAGAATAATGCTACATATGTTTTGTAATCCCATATCAAAGTTGAGATCGTTCTAGTTGTAAGTCAAAAAATAGTGAACATAACAATTTGTTTTGGTGCTGGCAGCTATTGCCAAGACAAGTTGATAATTAACACTAAAGGAATATCTTCATCAATAGATGAAAGCAGTGATATGTTTCACTGGTTCAAACAGGTTGCAAACCACTggaagtgaaaaaatatttattactttaaattattgttatgtGGAAAGCTATGTACTGTTTCAGGACTTCGAAATAAAGTGTTCAGCTTAACCTACCCAATCGTTCCTTCGGTGATGTTTGACGAGTTGAATTAAGTTGTGTTCATAAATACCATCGTTAAATAGTCTCTTCCCTTCACACCTTCTTGACAGAAGGTTGGCAGAAGAGATGGCACTTattgaaaacatgtttcttgACTGACCTTTTTGAGGTTAAGACCATGAGAGATGTTGTCAGCAGTCATAAAGGCTGCCAGTAAGTGGGTGATGGCTCCAGCCTCACCGCAGTGAGGCCTGAATGTGAACGTGTTCAATCCTCTCTGTCTAAAGAGCAAGAAGGAGgcaagtaaacacaaaaacatcccCAAAAATACGGCCAACATGACCTTTACTTCTAGAGTTAAATGAATTGTGCTTGGAAGCAAAGATACTGACCTACGCAGCTGGTTAAGAACAGCAATGTTGGCATACATGTAGTAGATATAATAAGTATAGGAGGGGTTCTTGATGATGTCCCACTCTTCTGGTTTTGGACTTTTTGTGGAGAACATGTGGCCACTGTGTTTGGACTCATCATCCACACTGTCAAATCCTGTCACCTGCACAACAAGAGGAAAACAGCTTACCTTtaatacaataataatgtttcattttagggCAATCTTTATCTAATTATTTAGagtgttttcaaaataattatttcctaaGATCTGTcttaatatttagattttcatcTTGACTCACGTGCTTAAGAAAGATGCTGAGCTCTGGGTTGGACTGTGGATCAATGGTGGCCTGAAACACGGGAAGGAAAATGTTCTCCAACATTTTGCCAAAGTGTGGCACAAAGTTCCTGCCTCTGAAGATGTCACTGAGGTTGAAATGACATAAAAAGAACATCATTTACCCTTCTGGACCACTATCAGCATTACAGATGTTTATTACATACAAAATAGGTTTAGGGTTTTAGATAACTTTAAAcatacaaaacaggaaaaatctaTGTTAAAAATGCTACAGAGGTGGTCATTCTATAAAATTATGAACACTTACTAGATTCTGGGGACTTGAATCATCCATTTGAGGTTGGGGGAGACGACTCTGTGCTTTACAAACCAACCGGAGAGCTTACCCCACTCATTGGGATTACAACCATAGATAGACAGACGGGGCTCAGCATACTGGTACTTGGCTTCCTCCAGGTCACTGGCTACTTCCTGTAGTCAGAACAAGTCAGATAAAGCTGAACATTGTTCAATTTAGTTCTTGAAATTTCACATAGTTATTCTTTTACATGTGTATGTAACAATAATGCCACTTTTCAAGTTTCCTGAATCTATTTAACTAATGACAAAGTGCTACGGATTTCATTGTCAAAACCCTAATTCTGCTTAACCAGAATTACAGCAGCTTGATAAAACAACCTATCTGCAGATGCTCCTTTTAGGCCTCATTTTGACACCATCGACTAActaagccaaaaggaccacatcctaaaaaagagaaaaacattaaataatctCTAAATGGTCTCACTATTGATTCAGACTAGTAaccaatacaataaaaaatgctATCAATAAACAATATTGGAACTTATATATCATCATTAGCTTAAAATGCTAACATGTGCTAACTTTAGTAAGTTTGGTAAGATAACCTgctaaaattgtaaaattgcaTGTTAGCAAACAGTAGCTGTAAAAAAGTAgctttggatttaaaaaaagtaccTTTGTTTAAAAGCATGTCCTATTTAGATGTTGGCTAACTTTGGTGcttcagagaaaaatatttacactgtaAACTATGATTATAGAACGATAACTGCCGTCTTTAGCATATGGTAACATTAGTTTACATATTTGCACATTCTAGCTTGTTCTTTAGCATTGGCTCAAGCTACATTGATACATTGGTATTTAAGCTATCAATATCATAACATGAGAAGCTAAAATGCTCAAATGAAAACTTCCAGATATGTTTGCATTTACAACTATAGGACATTTTCTGTGAGAGCACTTTTGTCCTGTAgaaattaatataaatgcattttaaaacagtaCATTTACATAATTATTGCATTGCAGAATTAAGTTTGTACGAGCAGACCTTAATAATAGTGGCAAAATATTCCCCACTGATGTGATTTTCGGTCTTCAGGTAGAGGTCCCGCAGCTCGCTGGCTCCTACAGGGTTGTACTTAGCATTGAACTTATCGAAACGTTGGAATGTTTGTCTCCCCTTCAGAAAAACAGTTCATAAAcacatttcatacattttttctAACAGTCTGTAgatgttgaatatttttcatatattaaGTATGCACTCATTCATGTTAATTtgacctttttaattttttaaacgGTATATTGATATCCAATTGATGCAATCTATTCCTAATAGGAGCTTACAGCGTGCACGTCCAAAGAGTCCACGGTGAGATCGTATGGATGCAGGTTGAGGGATTCAAACAGCTCCCTCATGGTGACCTCCCTCCCCTTAAGGTTGTGCACCACCCGGTCAGCATCCACACGGTAAGACCTTTTGATGAAGCGCAGCAGATGCTTCTGGTTCATGCAGGCAGCAGCATGGATGTGGGTGTCCACCTGAAACACCACGACAATAACAAATTATAATTGTTCGTTTCGCTTGGTGTGATGCCTGAATGTGGTCACTAGAGGGAGCCACAGCAGAGGAACAGTTTGAGTAACAGCTTTCCTCATGTTTTCAGTATTATCccttttaactgttttttttataacctacaggtaattttatgtttaattaattattacgcgttatgttttgtgttttgtataaTTGTTCATAGTTGTCTGTGTTTGCAGAATTTGTTGCAGTACCTTCCTGCAGTTGTAAAAATCCCTGTGGGGGTTCATCTTCAGCTCCTTCATCTCCTCCATCTCGTTCAACATCTCATGCACATTGAACTTGGACATGAGGAACTTCAGACGCCTGTGAGTGTAAGTcttcctaaaaaataaatacaagcttGTAGAAAACTCTAAGAAATTAAACTCTATTTATGGGCGATAACAGCAAAGAGTTTGTGTAAATGGTGAGTATAtgtaaataacaacaataacagcACTTCTGATCAAAAGATTTACTTAAGaacaaatctgaataaaaatacatcaggTAGAACATCACTGAGGTAGGGTTTTTAGCATGTCAACCCATGCTAAAAACCCATGTGTTTAGCATGGGTTGACATTTATCCTCCTTACATGACATTGTTTTATTGGACAGCATTTGGTGGCTTGCACTCTCAGTCACTTCTAGTTGAAGAGAAATTATAGTTTTCATAATGCTTAGAGAATGAAAGTTAAGTAGATGTTTCAGAACGGACTCACGTTGGGCCCTGAGCAATC
It encodes the following:
- the ampd1 gene encoding AMP deaminase 1 isoform X2; this translates as MSKVQVPETDDNMRAFAEKVFASETKDEQVRDEISLFDVAEDCPILHQEMAHHLHADDNTEKRQRLQRSRTMAAPQAAAAPVVVDIPIYLEVPDFQRVDIIGDYAAGVTMDDFELSCKGLYRALTIREKYMRLAYQHFPRTASQFLRQIEGNMFKVEDEVQPVFNAPPKDGEDPLGTSDLPENLGYVARMKDGLMYVYNDAAAADKHQPKDLPHPDYNTFIDDMNFLIALIAQGPTKTYTHRRLKFLMSKFNVHEMLNEMEEMKELKMNPHRDFYNCRKVDTHIHAAACMNQKHLLRFIKRSYRVDADRVVHNLKGREVTMRELFESLNLHPYDLTVDSLDVHAGRQTFQRFDKFNAKYNPVGASELRDLYLKTENHISGEYFATIIKEVASDLEEAKYQYAEPRLSIYGCNPNEWGKLSGWFVKHRVVSPNLKWMIQVPRIYDIFRGRNFVPHFGKMLENIFLPVFQATIDPQSNPELSIFLKHVTGFDSVDDESKHSGHMFSTKSPKPEEWDIIKNPSYTYYIYYMYANIAVLNQLRRQRGLNTFTFRPHCGEAGAITHLLAAFMTADNISHGLNLKKSPVLQYLYFLTQIPIAMSPLSNNSLFLEYAKNPLLEFHQKGLMVSLSTDDPMQFHYTKEPLMEEYAIAAQVFKLSTCDMCEIARNSVLQSGLSHEEKIHFLGSDYQKEGPEGNDIRKTNVAQIRMAYRFETLCYELNLIKEGLKVE
- the ampd1 gene encoding AMP deaminase 1 isoform X1 is translated as MSKVQVPVQQKTDDNMRAFAEKVFASETKDEQVRDEISLFDVAEDCPILHQEMAHHLHADDNTEKRQRLQRSRTMAAPQAAAAPVVVDIPIYLEVPDFQRVDIIGDYAAGVTMDDFELSCKGLYRALTIREKYMRLAYQHFPRTASQFLRQIEGNMFKVEDEVQPVFNAPPKDGEDPLGTSDLPENLGYVARMKDGLMYVYNDAAAADKHQPKDLPHPDYNTFIDDMNFLIALIAQGPTKTYTHRRLKFLMSKFNVHEMLNEMEEMKELKMNPHRDFYNCRKVDTHIHAAACMNQKHLLRFIKRSYRVDADRVVHNLKGREVTMRELFESLNLHPYDLTVDSLDVHAGRQTFQRFDKFNAKYNPVGASELRDLYLKTENHISGEYFATIIKEVASDLEEAKYQYAEPRLSIYGCNPNEWGKLSGWFVKHRVVSPNLKWMIQVPRIYDIFRGRNFVPHFGKMLENIFLPVFQATIDPQSNPELSIFLKHVTGFDSVDDESKHSGHMFSTKSPKPEEWDIIKNPSYTYYIYYMYANIAVLNQLRRQRGLNTFTFRPHCGEAGAITHLLAAFMTADNISHGLNLKKSPVLQYLYFLTQIPIAMSPLSNNSLFLEYAKNPLLEFHQKGLMVSLSTDDPMQFHYTKEPLMEEYAIAAQVFKLSTCDMCEIARNSVLQSGLSHEEKIHFLGSDYQKEGPEGNDIRKTNVAQIRMAYRFETLCYELNLIKEGLKVE